The proteins below come from a single Strix uralensis isolate ZFMK-TIS-50842 chromosome 8, bStrUra1, whole genome shotgun sequence genomic window:
- the MAGOH gene encoding protein mago nashi homolog, protein MASDFYLRYYVGHKGKFGHEFLEFEFRPDGKLRYANNSNYKNDVMIRKEAYVHKSVMEELKRIIDDSEITKEDDALWPPPDRVGRQELEIVIGDEHISFTTSKIGSLIDVNQSKDPEGLRVFYYLVQDLKCLVFSLIGLHFKIKPI, encoded by the exons ATGGCGAGCGATTTCTATCTCCGCTACTATGTGGGGCACAAGGGCAAGTTCGGCCACGAGTTCCTCGAGTTCGAGTTCCGGCCCGATG GGAAGCTGCGCTACGCCAACAACAGCAACTACAAGAACGACGTCATGATCCGAAAGGAG GCTTATGTGCATAAGAGCGTGATGGAGGAGCTGAAAAGAATAATCGATGACAGCGAAATCACAAAAGAAGATGATGCGCTGTGGCCTCCTCCTGACAGAGTTGGTCGACAG gagcttGAAATAGTAATTGGTGATGAGCACATCTCCTTTACCACGTCAAAAATCGGTTCACTCATTGATGTAAATCAATCCAA GGATCCAGAAGGCTTGAGAGTGTTCTACTACCTGGTCCAGGACCTTAAGTGTCTAGTCTTCAGTCTTATTGGACTACACTTCAAGATTAAGCCAATTTAA
- the CZIB gene encoding CXXC motif containing zinc binding protein isoform X3, with protein sequence MGRIGLQLRATLENITRLRAEGEDFRWYLKLKCGNCGEISEKWQYLRLMDSAPLKGGRGSATMVQKCKLCSRENSIDILSQTIKPYNAEDSEKFKTIVEFECRGLEPVDFQPQAGFAAEGAESGTPFNDINLLEKDWNDYDEKTKESVGIYEVTHKFVKC encoded by the exons ATGGGG AGGATCGGGCTGCAGCTGCGCGCCACGCTGGAGAACATCACCCGGCTGCGGGCCGAGGGGGAGGACTTCCGCTGGTACCTCAAG TTGAAATGTGGGAACTGCGGAGAAATCTCTGAAAAATGGCAGTATCTGCGATTGATG GACAGTGCTCCCCTGAAAGGAGGCAGAGGAAGCGCCACCATGGTGCAGAAATGCAAGCTGTGCTCCAGGGAGAACTCCATTG ataTTTTAAGTCAGACAATCAAGCCTTACAAT GCTGAAGACAGCGAGAAATTCAAAACGATAGTGGAGTTTGAATGCCGAGGTCTGGAACCGGTTGACTTTCAACCACAG gcagggtTTGCTGCTGaaggtgcagaatctggcacaCCTTTCAACGACATAAACTTGTTAGAAAAG GATTGGAATGACTAtgatgaaaaaacaaaggaatCTGTTGGAATCTATGAAGTTACTCATAAATTTGTAAAATGCTAA
- the CZIB gene encoding CXXC motif containing zinc binding protein isoform X1, with protein sequence MGRIGLQLRATLENITRLRAEGEDFRWYLKLKCGNCGEISEKWQYLRLMDSAPLKGGRGSATMVQKCKLCSRENSIGNVFERSWCLVCAEEDIMPLTSTLLIFSFLDILSQTIKPYNAEDSEKFKTIVEFECRGLEPVDFQPQAGFAAEGAESGTPFNDINLLEKDWNDYDEKTKESVGIYEVTHKFVKC encoded by the exons ATGGGG AGGATCGGGCTGCAGCTGCGCGCCACGCTGGAGAACATCACCCGGCTGCGGGCCGAGGGGGAGGACTTCCGCTGGTACCTCAAG TTGAAATGTGGGAACTGCGGAGAAATCTCTGAAAAATGGCAGTATCTGCGATTGATG GACAGTGCTCCCCTGAAAGGAGGCAGAGGAAGCGCCACCATGGTGCAGAAATGCAAGCTGTGCTCCAGGGAGAACTCCATTG GAAATGTCTTTGAAAGAAGCTGGTGCTTGGTTTGTGCTGAAGAAGACATAATGCCACTCACTTCTAcacttctgatattttcttttctagataTTTTAAGTCAGACAATCAAGCCTTACAAT GCTGAAGACAGCGAGAAATTCAAAACGATAGTGGAGTTTGAATGCCGAGGTCTGGAACCGGTTGACTTTCAACCACAG gcagggtTTGCTGCTGaaggtgcagaatctggcacaCCTTTCAACGACATAAACTTGTTAGAAAAG GATTGGAATGACTAtgatgaaaaaacaaaggaatCTGTTGGAATCTATGAAGTTACTCATAAATTTGTAAAATGCTAA
- the CZIB gene encoding CXXC motif containing zinc binding protein isoform X2 yields the protein MGLKCGNCGEISEKWQYLRLMDSAPLKGGRGSATMVQKCKLCSRENSIGNVFERSWCLVCAEEDIMPLTSTLLIFSFLDILSQTIKPYNAEDSEKFKTIVEFECRGLEPVDFQPQAGFAAEGAESGTPFNDINLLEKDWNDYDEKTKESVGIYEVTHKFVKC from the exons ATGGGG TTGAAATGTGGGAACTGCGGAGAAATCTCTGAAAAATGGCAGTATCTGCGATTGATG GACAGTGCTCCCCTGAAAGGAGGCAGAGGAAGCGCCACCATGGTGCAGAAATGCAAGCTGTGCTCCAGGGAGAACTCCATTG GAAATGTCTTTGAAAGAAGCTGGTGCTTGGTTTGTGCTGAAGAAGACATAATGCCACTCACTTCTAcacttctgatattttcttttctagataTTTTAAGTCAGACAATCAAGCCTTACAAT GCTGAAGACAGCGAGAAATTCAAAACGATAGTGGAGTTTGAATGCCGAGGTCTGGAACCGGTTGACTTTCAACCACAG gcagggtTTGCTGCTGaaggtgcagaatctggcacaCCTTTCAACGACATAAACTTGTTAGAAAAG GATTGGAATGACTAtgatgaaaaaacaaaggaatCTGTTGGAATCTATGAAGTTACTCATAAATTTGTAAAATGCTAA
- the CZIB gene encoding CXXC motif containing zinc binding protein isoform X4 — translation MDSAPLKGGRGSATMVQKCKLCSRENSIGNVFERSWCLVCAEEDIMPLTSTLLIFSFLDILSQTIKPYNAEDSEKFKTIVEFECRGLEPVDFQPQAGFAAEGAESGTPFNDINLLEKDWNDYDEKTKESVGIYEVTHKFVKC, via the exons ATG GACAGTGCTCCCCTGAAAGGAGGCAGAGGAAGCGCCACCATGGTGCAGAAATGCAAGCTGTGCTCCAGGGAGAACTCCATTG GAAATGTCTTTGAAAGAAGCTGGTGCTTGGTTTGTGCTGAAGAAGACATAATGCCACTCACTTCTAcacttctgatattttcttttctagataTTTTAAGTCAGACAATCAAGCCTTACAAT GCTGAAGACAGCGAGAAATTCAAAACGATAGTGGAGTTTGAATGCCGAGGTCTGGAACCGGTTGACTTTCAACCACAG gcagggtTTGCTGCTGaaggtgcagaatctggcacaCCTTTCAACGACATAAACTTGTTAGAAAAG GATTGGAATGACTAtgatgaaaaaacaaaggaatCTGTTGGAATCTATGAAGTTACTCATAAATTTGTAAAATGCTAA